The genomic interval ATCCCAAAGCGCGATCATTTACGGTGCAGTAGTCTCGCAGCCAACGCTGTCCGTTTTGCAGATCTGAGATCCCACTCTCACCTCATCAGCGTCCATCTTAGTGTTTTGTATCTTGATTTTGGACGCGATCCACTGGATCAGACATGCCGGTGGCCGCTTCGGCTATATACTTCCTGAACCTCAGAGGGGATGTTCTCATCAACCGCCTCTACCGCGACGACGTCGGgtaatcacacacacacacacacacacacacacacacacactctctctctctctactctctcattAATTCTTGGTGCTATGGATGTATACTTTGATgggttctaatatttttttaattcaataatgtGAGGCTTCGATGTGACCATATGTTCATGCTGATAGTTGGTTTTGTATTCGAATAAGGTTCTGAACAATGGGTTAGCTTTATTTCGGGGTTTAACTATCTGGGTATTGCCTaattcttctttctgtttttggGTGTTTCAATGTATCTGGTTAATGGGTATGCTGTGCTTTCATTAGGTCCCAAATAAGAAATCAAATTGTACGAAATATTGATCGGATTTTGGACAAAGTCCGTAAtttgttctgcatactataCAACTGTGTAGGCGCTGTGATCTTGCAATTCATGCGGCCAGAATTGGTGATCTGgagtaggttttttttttttttttttttttcctgggctTGAATAAAAATTACCTTAGTTTTTGTGGTCTGTTTAACTACTCACATAGGATTTTGAAGAGGATAGCAATTTGGAAAGGCCTTTTTGGTTCAGGCACTGGTATATACTTTTTCCGCTTCTCTGTGTCTAAGCAACTTAAGAAATATTGGAGTATTTTCTTGTGGAGTAGTAGTGATAAGAGTCTTCTTCTAGCAGGTCTAGCTTATGGAAATGGCACATTACACGTTTGCGTCATATGATTTGCTGGCCTAGGTGGTCTGCTTcctttcatgtttttaatcagTTTAGGCATGAACTCTTGTTAGAAATAATGGGAAAATGTTACAAAGTCTAATTTTTGGATTTGTTTCAAATATGCGTAACAGATTGGTACCCTTGTGTTCCAACTTTCTCACAAACTGATTGTGTGTTTTGCTTTTTGAAATAGTTGTATAAACTATGCTGTGTACATTGACTAACTGCATTTTGTCTAGTTGTAACAAGAATGTATCCTTGGTGAAAATTGATGTTATATTAGTTGAAACTGTTATGCTGACCAGTTGTGACATTGAAGCTTCATGTAGAAATTTGGCACTTGCCGTTTAATTTGGGTATTAGTGAAATCAAATATCTTGTTTAAGTTTGTCATTTTCTAAGTAATTCccttttaacattttatttcttgcccaacccctaggggttggctcaagtggtaaaggccttgggcttgggggtatgctcccccccaggtccaaggttcaaatccccttgagTGCAAACATTCTCTAGGGGCTGCACCCTCTGttgaaaagccagcgatttaaccagttccgtgtagggaaactttcgAGGATGCGGGGCCcgggaccggggtttactctgcaggggtgggtctgaagggccctgccttggagaggttccccgacataaaaaaaaaaaaaatttatttcttgccccataagttaaaatttatttcatggctttattgtttgttttctatataCCAACCCTAATTTTGTTATGTTAGGGGAAATATGGTTGATGCTTTCCGGGTGCATATAATGCAAACGAAAGAACTTGGTACATGTCCTGTGCGGCAGATTGGTGGTTGCTCCTTCTTTTACATGAGAATCAGCAATGTCTACATTGTGATCGTTGTCAGCAGCAATGCTAATGTAGCTTGTGCTTTCAAGTTTGTCGTTGAGGTAGtcagcttcttctttttgttaacATTCTTGGTTGTGGTGTTTTTTCGGAATTAGTAATTCAAGATTTTGTTGCCCacatgtaagttttttttatatttgttttctgCCAGGTTTTTTGCAGCTTCTGGAAGTACCTCATATATGCATTATTGTGTGGATAAAAGCCAGTTATATATACTCTTTAAAAGAAGCTGGTCATATTTAAACGAGTGTGTTGAATAGGGTGGATAGTGAGGTTATGAGTTCAAGTCTCATTGGGTGTGAGGGGGTAACATAATCCTTTTTTTCAATGACATGGAACCCACCAAAACCCACGCCTAAGGAGTAAACCTGAATACACGACTCCACCTGCTAAAACCGTGTATCATGTAATCCAAGAGAACTCCTTGTGCAAAATCAAATCCAGGATGTTTGAGTCTACAGCTCATCCCAAGCCCATCTTTTAACCACCAGGCTGCACCTTGAAGGGAACATAGTCCAAAAAATAATGTAGCGGCATTCATCTTCCAATGTCTATAGACATGCTCGTATTTCTAATCATCTATCTGAGACAGGAAATATGTCTTGTTATGCTCACTTTGTTGTTAGCTGATGGTTAAGGTCTTCAGCCTTTATGCTAGCGGTTAATAATGTTTTCAACATATTTCCAATTTTCATAAGATATATGGTTGCTTATGCTAATGATTCGCTCTGTTGCAGGCTGTTTCACTTTTCAAATCTTATTTTGGTGGGGCTTTTGATGAAGATGCGATCCGTAataattttgttcttatttatGAGTTATTAGATGGTATGTAACTTGAGAGGCAATGACACTCCATTATTTCCATATGTGTAATGTTACTCATGGTTATTGGACGGATTGACCTGGATGTTTTGTGCTGGTGAACTGGTCACATGGAACTTAGATCAGTCCATTTTGTCTGTTGCATGAGGTGTGACCATAAACCAGTCAAAGCCATTTTACCTGGTGGGTATTTTAATGATACGTGTGACCTGAGACCTGACTGGTTTGCTATGAACCTGTTTGGTTTTAGTTTGCAGCATAAACTTGTTTTTCATTAGGAAAACATATGTGGCATTAATTGAACTTAATACCACTTAAAAGGTAGTATAGATAAATAACCAATTATTATCAGGCTACAATGATTCTCCCGTTTATAACATCttctttatatttatgtatttttctccATATGATTTTGGTTGCATACACACATTGGAAAATTTAGATGGATGTAACTACTGGATAATTAATTGCGAAGGATGGTATTAAATCCTGTATTAATCATTCTCGATTGTGGGTGTGTTGTTTTTCTAGCATTAGTCAACTATGATTTGTGCATGTATACACAGTGTGTCTATTCTATTGCTTTTTAAAGAATTTACTTATGTTTGTAAATCATCATTTGGCAGATGAAAGGCCATATGTTAatcagaataaataaaattttgtcagTTTGCTAATGATCAATGTCACTATAATTGCAGAAATTATGGATTTTGGTTACCCACAAAATCTATCTCCTGAGATTTTAAAGCTTTACATCACTCAGGAAGGAGTGCGCTCACCATTCTCATCCAAGGTTAGTTGTTAGTTATATATTCCGGGATTTGGTCCCCCATCAATGCCTATTAGGAATCTTCTAGGAATTTGTTTGAGTCACTTTTATGTTTTAGGTACATTACATTGCATGTCTGATATGCTTGTAAAAATAtgctttgataatttttttctaccaTATGCTCAAAAAAGCCTACAGATAAACCTGTTCCCAATGCAACCTTACAAGTTACGGGTGCTGTTGGTTGGCGAAGAGAAGGCCTAGTTTATAAGAAGAATGAGgtgattaatattttcatttattttttgcattcaaTAAAGCCATGCCGGATTCTTTCAAGATTTATCCTGTACAGGTCTTTCTGGATATTGTGGAAAGTGTAAATCTTCTTATGTCTTCGAAAGGTGGGTAGTGGTTTTTTGTGGTATTTTGCATGGCCTTTCTTAATTTTGTCACTTATAATCAGTTTGTTCAATATAGGTAGTGTTCTGCGTTGTGATGTAACGGGGAAGATTCTTATGAAGTGCTTCCTGTCTGGAATGCCTGATCTTAAGTTGggcttaaatgataaaattggcCTTGAGAAAGAGTCACAGCTTAAATCCCGTCCTACCAAAAGGTAATTGGATGACACCTGTCTAAATCTTCCCTATTCTTCCTAAAAATGCCTTTTTATTGTTCTATTACTCATATTATCTACTTATTTGTTCCcttcacaaaattttattttgccttaattttatttgtttacttgACTTGACTTCTACTTGTGCCTCATCCGTTTGTTATCTCGATAGTTACAATGTGTGATTGCCATTAAAAATCAGATTTGTCATTACATTGTTTCTTCCTTTCCTCATTGGCTCCTTGTCCTCctcttttcttctgtttttcttttttttttaggggtgGTGGAGATGATAATTGGTACAATCTGATTGGTCTTGGAGGCATTTTTTGTACCGGACCGATTCACCGGACCAAACCAATCTCTATCTGTCCAGTTGGTCTTATGGCATTCAGTCTGGGCCTTGTTCATTTTGGGCGAATTTGCTGTTAAGGTCCAGTTGACAAAAACTGAGCTGAAAAAGGGTATTTGAAGCAATTTGCCTATTTGCGTcggtttgttattttttttcccaacaaaaaaaaGTCCCAAAGCACGGTTACATAATTTACTTGGTTAGGAGCAAAATgagaggacgtttgaagacaaggagagatcgatggaggagctaaaaattttcttttttaggactctttgtacttgggccattgctgtggactttaatggcatggaacttcatgatttcttagtttctaacgTGCCTTCGTAAATAGGGCATACTTTTTTGTAACTGGCAGTTATTGCCCATTCTTgttaataaatacttttttcacttatcaaaataaataaataaataaataatttacttgGTTACAGTATACGATTTATCacataaaaattgtattataatatgtataatatattatataaaaagatataaaaagatataaaaaatcatatattttcgTTGGTCTGATACGGTTCGGGGTGGAAAACCCCACCCTGAGACCGGGCCAAAGATTAAACATTTCCTAAATGTTGGACAGTGACCGACTGGTTCagtatatttctcttttctattAAGGAATCTCTCATGAACACATTGTGTGTACTCGGGATATGCCTTAATTTTATATCAGTATAATtattgattacttatcaaaaaaataaaactaagaggGTTTAATTTAATGGTTGGTAGTTTACAATTAgcttacaattcattttaaaacagCCAATATAATTGTgacatttctttaaaaaagaatttcaattttacataactgcccttcattttaagtagagtggtaaaatagttgtaaactaattgtaagtttatcattttccttttaggaaaACATTTGATCTGTTATTGCACATGCATTTTGGCCTTGCAGAAATATACTTCAAATTACTAGTTTTTATGCAGTGCTGGATTGCTCTGGACagtatttttatagtttttgtcTGATCACTTTATTGTTGGTTCTTTGACAATGCTATATTTTGCAGTGGTAAAACAATAGAGCTCGATGATGTTACTTTCCATCAATGTGTGAATTTGACAAGGTTTAACTCAGAGAAGACTGTGAGTTTTGTGCCACCAGATGGTGAATTTGAATTGATGAAGTAAgctcaaaaatattctcacttaACAATATGTTATATAATCTGTGCACTATCTTTGATATGCAGTAATGTATGCAACTAGATGCACTTCCCTCCACCCCTTCCCCCTTTGAAATTCTCTTTTGTAAACTTGCTGACGTGCTTATCCAATTTATGTCATCTGTTATCTGCTctatgtaagattttttttttttcaatcaataaaAAGGGTGGGCAattctgattttttattattagtgatCTCTTGTAAGTTGTAAtaatggaatatttaattatatttcaactATCTATGAATCTGGTAGCCTGAGAGATTACcaactttcttttttgttttatagcaTTAAGTTTACTGATGACGTTGTCAATGGTAAAACAACCTGATGCTATCAAGCGTGATATCACATTAGTCGCACCCTAACTTTTGGAGATCAGAAATGAAATGCCAATAAGCTGCACGAACTAGTATGCTATTTGCGATTTGGGTCTATACATCATGTCAAACTTCATTCTCTACTGTTCCCAAATGTGTGCCCTTTTTCTTAAAGATCCACTTTTGCCATTATTTTAGGCTTTAtgatctttttaatattatgtgtCAAAAACATCTCTTGGTCCTCACCTAGCTTACAATTTAATCTCATCTGCTGTTCTGTCTCAAAATTAAAGTTATCCATCTTGCTTCACCTTTCTGGTTCTGTTGCTTTCACATTGGAAGGGCTTTTGCATAACCCTTAGATATGACAtaccctttcttttttccttttggggGGGTGGAGGATTAGAAGAATTAAGATACTTTTTAATGTACTCGAGACTCATATATTTCTACAATTCaggatttttgttttcaactGCTTCTATAACTTGGTGTCTCACAATTTTTATGTGATTAGCCTCCTATTATCcaagtttttgttattttatatttccttATTGAGGGTCCatttattgggttttaattACTGCCTATCTCTGTCATTATATCTACCATAGGTATCGTATTACTGAGGGTGTTAATCTTCCATTCCGAGTATTGCCAACAATTAAGGAACTTGGTAGAACACGCATGGAAGTAAATGTTAAGGTTTGTAATTTTTAGTTGTCCAGGTTTCCAGTCTCTGAAACTGTGAATGGTTTCCCCATTAgcttatatatgtttatattcaGGTAAAGAGTGTCTTTGGTGCAAAAATGTTTGCCCTTGGCGTGGTCATCAAAATTCCTGTACCAAAACAAACTGCAAAAACAAGTTTTCAAGTGACATCAGGTCGAGCAAAGTACAATGCAGCTATTGATTGCTTGGTTTGGAAGTGAGTGTCTTAGTCCGATACCTTCTGAAAGTTTAAAGTTTCAGTTCCTTTTAATATATTTCAGCTTTGCAACAtggtataattttattaaactgTTGTATGTAGAAGATTGCTGCATGCATTCTTCTCATATTAAACATGGAAGCGCCCCCAAAAAATTCTGATGCAGACTGggaattattaaatattttcttcaa from Juglans regia cultivar Chandler chromosome 2, Walnut 2.0, whole genome shotgun sequence carries:
- the LOC108979524 gene encoding AP-2 complex subunit mu-like, which codes for MPVAASAIYFLNLRGDVLINRLYRDDVGGNMVDAFRVHIMQTKELGTCPVRQIGGCSFFYMRISNVYIVIVVSSNANVACAFKFVVEAVSLFKSYFGGAFDEDAIRNNFVLIYELLDEIMDFGYPQNLSPEILKLYITQEGVRSPFSSKPTDKPVPNATLQVTGAVGWRREGLVYKKNEVFLDIVESVNLLMSSKGSVLRCDVTGKILMKCFLSGMPDLKLGLNDKIGLEKESQLKSRPTKSGKTIELDDVTFHQCVNLTRFNSEKTVSFVPPDGEFELMKYRITEGVNLPFRVLPTIKELGRTRMEVNVKVKSVFGAKMFALGVVIKIPVPKQTAKTSFQVTSGRAKYNAAIDCLVWKIRKFPGQTEPTMSAEVELISTIAEKKSWTRPPIQMEFQVPMFTASGLRVRFLKVWEKNGYNTVEWVRYITKAGSYEIRC